Proteins found in one Candidatus Edwardsbacteria bacterium genomic segment:
- the uvrC gene encoding excinuclease ABC subunit UvrC, with product MKPPDKIDALPELPGVYIFKDPTGKDIYIGKAKNIRDRVLGHFRNSGDVKEEKLISGSADIDYIVTDSEPEALILEAELVKKRQPRYNILLKDDKKFPWIKITNEPYPRIFSTRNLAEDGSRLFGPFTDSTALNRTLALVRQIFPLRTCQHQLPARKPPRPCLNHQIGRCLAPCQGRVSPGEYRQMVEAIVKFVSGRSRELAQELEALRDAAARQLDFEQAAHWRDQLQNLERVTARQKIIFRGMMNTDFIALARLKKQIMFTVLSFRGGRLMARYDRAIEDPLGVGDPELMSSFISQHYLNSLTIPDNIIMETLPRDRELLEEVMGSFKGTPVSLKLPSSATDKKLQRFAGKQLRSKMDEMVAGKEKLSAKTAQPLIEVQQALGLDKLPRLVVAFDISNISGTDSVGSAVCFKDGRPYKTGYRHFKMRIDGPNDAAMIKETVGRYLAHALENKMDLPDLILVDGGLPQLKAVLQLKEEKSYNVPMAGLAKRREELFLEDGRVASLPRGSSGLHLMQRLRDEAHRFAQRYHHALRAGRASNTRLVSIKGVGSAISGRLLRKFGSVKRIASASPEELAEVAGAALATRILREFEKD from the coding sequence ATGAAACCGCCGGATAAAATAGATGCCCTCCCGGAACTGCCCGGGGTGTATATCTTCAAGGACCCGACCGGAAAAGATATCTACATCGGCAAGGCCAAGAATATCAGGGACCGGGTGCTGGGACATTTCCGAAACAGCGGGGACGTCAAGGAGGAAAAATTGATCTCCGGTTCGGCCGATATTGATTATATCGTCACCGATTCCGAACCGGAGGCCCTGATCCTTGAAGCCGAGCTGGTGAAGAAACGGCAGCCCAGGTACAACATTCTTCTAAAGGACGATAAAAAATTCCCCTGGATAAAGATCACCAATGAGCCATACCCCAGGATATTCTCCACCCGGAACCTGGCGGAAGACGGCTCGCGCCTTTTCGGGCCATTCACCGACAGCACCGCCCTGAACCGGACCCTGGCCCTGGTCAGACAGATATTTCCCCTCCGGACCTGCCAGCATCAGCTTCCCGCCAGAAAACCTCCCCGTCCCTGCCTCAATCATCAAATAGGCCGCTGCCTGGCGCCCTGCCAGGGCAGGGTCAGCCCCGGGGAATACCGCCAGATGGTGGAGGCCATAGTGAAATTTGTTTCCGGGCGAAGCCGGGAACTGGCGCAGGAACTGGAAGCACTGCGCGACGCCGCCGCCCGGCAGTTGGATTTTGAACAGGCGGCCCATTGGAGGGATCAGCTGCAGAACCTGGAAAGGGTGACCGCCCGGCAGAAGATAATTTTCCGGGGGATGATGAACACCGATTTCATCGCCCTGGCCCGGCTGAAAAAACAGATAATGTTCACGGTGCTTTCCTTTCGGGGCGGAAGGCTGATGGCCAGGTATGACCGGGCCATCGAGGATCCCCTGGGGGTGGGGGACCCCGAACTGATGTCGTCGTTCATCTCCCAGCATTATCTGAACTCCCTGACCATCCCCGACAACATAATCATGGAAACCTTGCCCCGGGACCGGGAACTGCTGGAGGAGGTCATGGGCAGTTTCAAGGGAACCCCGGTGTCGCTTAAACTGCCATCCAGCGCTACCGACAAAAAACTTCAGAGATTCGCGGGCAAACAGCTTCGGAGCAAGATGGATGAAATGGTGGCGGGGAAGGAAAAGTTGAGCGCCAAAACCGCCCAGCCCCTGATAGAGGTTCAACAGGCCCTGGGCCTGGACAAGCTTCCCCGGCTGGTGGTGGCTTTCGATATCTCCAACATCTCCGGCACCGACAGCGTGGGTTCGGCGGTCTGTTTCAAGGACGGCAGACCTTACAAGACGGGATACCGGCACTTCAAGATGAGGATCGATGGCCCCAACGATGCAGCCATGATCAAGGAGACCGTGGGGCGTTATCTGGCGCATGCCCTGGAAAATAAGATGGACCTGCCCGACCTGATCCTGGTGGATGGAGGATTGCCCCAGCTGAAGGCGGTCTTGCAATTGAAAGAGGAAAAAAGCTATAATGTACCCATGGCCGGGCTGGCCAAAAGAAGGGAAGAACTGTTTCTGGAGGACGGGAGGGTCGCCAGCCTGCCCCGGGGTTCATCCGGGCTGCATTTGATGCAGCGGCTGCGTGACGAGGCCCACCGTTTTGCCCAAAGGTACCATCATGCGCTCCGGGCCGGTCGGGCCAGCAACACCAGATTGGTCTCCATCAAGGGGGTGGGCTCCGCCATCTCCGGCCGGCTGCTGAGAAAATTCGGCTCGGTCAAGCGCATCGCCTCGGCCAGCCCGGAAGAGCTGGCTGAGGTTGCCGGGGCAGCGCTGGCAACCAGAATATTGCGGGAATTTGAAAAGGACTGA
- a CDS encoding Y-family DNA polymerase translates to MDTVFALVDCNNFYASCEGVFDPRLVKLPVVVLSNNDGCIIARSNQAKSAGIRMGEPFFEQQDLIDRHNIQVFSANFALYGDMSNRVMETLKQFSPQMEIYSIDEAFLTLSGTSGDPESCAREIRRTVRQWTGIPVTVGLGPTKTLAKAANKFAKRMPGANGVLNLCHNPRLDGYLEQLEVKDIWGVGLRYAKLLNCQGVHNAWQLIHRSDAWIKNNMTVTGLRTVTELRGTPCIRLEHFARPKKAVLTSRSFGQLIRDRAQLSQAVAEFTAASAEKARRQRSAAAFVQVFIETSGFRQEPQYRAFMTVGLPSATGHTPDLIKYAGRALEKIFKPGYNYKRAGVMLSGLVPDSQVQLDLESDQEKHRQKQAVMQAVDKINLSQGRNTVFYAAQGVAKPWKMRQLTLSPRYTTSWADLPVAKA, encoded by the coding sequence ATGGATACGGTCTTTGCCCTGGTGGACTGCAACAATTTCTATGCCTCCTGCGAGGGGGTGTTCGATCCCCGGCTGGTCAAGCTACCGGTGGTGGTGCTTTCCAACAACGACGGCTGCATCATCGCCCGTTCCAACCAGGCCAAGTCCGCCGGGATCAGGATGGGGGAGCCTTTTTTTGAACAGCAGGACTTGATCGATCGGCATAACATCCAGGTTTTTTCGGCCAATTTCGCTTTGTACGGCGACATGTCCAACCGGGTGATGGAGACCCTGAAACAGTTCTCCCCGCAGATGGAGATATATTCCATAGACGAGGCCTTCCTGACCCTGTCCGGCACGTCTGGCGATCCGGAAAGCTGTGCCCGGGAGATCCGCCGCACCGTCCGGCAATGGACCGGGATCCCGGTGACGGTCGGCCTGGGGCCGACCAAGACCCTGGCCAAGGCCGCCAACAAGTTCGCCAAGAGGATGCCCGGTGCAAACGGAGTGCTGAACCTTTGCCACAATCCCCGCCTGGATGGTTACCTAGAGCAGCTGGAGGTCAAAGATATCTGGGGGGTGGGTCTGCGCTACGCCAAATTATTGAACTGTCAGGGGGTCCATAACGCCTGGCAGTTGATCCACAGATCCGATGCTTGGATAAAAAATAATATGACCGTGACGGGATTGCGGACCGTCACCGAGCTGCGGGGTACGCCCTGCATCCGGCTGGAACATTTTGCCAGACCCAAGAAGGCGGTTCTTACTTCGAGGTCCTTTGGCCAGCTCATCAGGGACCGGGCCCAGTTAAGCCAGGCCGTGGCGGAGTTCACTGCGGCCTCCGCCGAAAAGGCCAGACGGCAGAGGTCGGCGGCAGCCTTCGTGCAGGTCTTTATCGAAACCAGCGGTTTTCGACAAGAACCGCAATACCGGGCTTTCATGACCGTCGGGTTACCCTCGGCCACCGGCCACACCCCCGATCTGATAAAATATGCCGGCCGGGCTCTGGAGAAAATCTTCAAACCGGGCTACAATTACAAACGGGCCGGGGTCATGCTCAGCGGACTGGTGCCCGATAGCCAGGTGCAGCTGGACCTGGAAAGCGACCAGGAAAAGCATCGGCAAAAGCAGGCCGTCATGCAGGCGGTCGACAAGATCAATCTCTCGCAGGGTCGTAATACGGTGTTCTATGCTGCTCAGGGGGTAGCCAAACCGTGGAAAATGCGCCAGCTGACATTGTCGCCCAGATACACTACCAGCTGGGCCGACCTGCCGGTGGCCAAGGCCTGA
- a CDS encoding methylated-DNA--[protein]-cysteine S-methyltransferase, which produces MKIYYCQYHLPLGKVFVSSTDIGLFSVILGEPALEGHFKELEGRFQCRFIQGPGRFEDIYVDLAGYFSGIQTDFSYPLDLRGITPFEREVWNKVRQIPYGQVRSYKWLADQIHHPKAFKAVGRALGLNPLPVIIPCHRVIMQDLSSGGFSAGVGWKERLLRLERGELSLL; this is translated from the coding sequence ATGAAAATATATTACTGCCAGTATCATCTGCCCCTGGGGAAGGTCTTTGTTTCCTCCACCGACATCGGCCTGTTTTCGGTGATCTTGGGGGAACCTGCGCTGGAGGGTCATTTCAAAGAACTGGAGGGCCGGTTTCAATGCCGGTTCATCCAAGGCCCCGGCAGGTTTGAAGACATTTATGTTGACCTGGCCGGTTATTTCTCCGGCATCCAGACCGACTTCAGTTACCCCCTGGACCTAAGGGGCATCACGCCTTTTGAACGCGAAGTGTGGAACAAGGTCCGCCAGATCCCCTACGGACAGGTGCGGTCATACAAGTGGCTGGCCGACCAGATCCACCACCCCAAGGCCTTCAAAGCGGTGGGCAGGGCGCTGGGCCTTAACCCCCTGCCGGTAATTATTCCCTGCCACCGGGTGATCATGCAGGACCTTTCCTCCGGAGGGTTTTCGGCCGGAGTGGGGTGGAAGGAAAGGCTGCTGCGCCTGGAGCGCGGGGAACTCAGCCTGTTATGA
- a CDS encoding DUF2723 domain-containing protein, with amino-acid sequence MAPTIGPIDSGELSLVCRTLGIAHPTGYPLYTLIGRLWVLLIPFGELAWKLNLLSSIFMALSAGWLFRIIEGLEIKGEIAFSASLIYAFSPMIWRQAAFLEVYALSALLAMILLWLAVRYQKSGEDRYVLLGAFLTGLGLGNHLSLLWLIPGLLVMTLGRTDRSGQKSLWVGGVLFFILGLSVYLYLPIRSNLAPLLNWGNPGNWERFFWHVSGKQYRVWMFNQSWGDLLANLRNFLGLWLDNPGLYLWWLIPPGMYAAFKKSRILFWSLLAIFCLAVFYGINYSIPDIEAYYIPAFISSFIFMAFGLEWIRRRLAAGQERLGKVFAGAVLGLFLFPLVLNFKANDNSRNQLTYAIAGNVLASAAPNGLILADNWDIYSPCLYLMQRDLLRPDVILIDKELLRRSWYLEYLERRYPELYHSCRERMEAFKKQLHPFEHGQPYDHQDIQREFIAMINALLLANYYDHPPYLTQNKPVGDFAAIAPDHQRIPEGLLYRLKLPGMIERAPDEFMFSGQLLNTDTLALSSRDKMLYRMMPQMLYQRGMYLAQNLLFDQALDYFLQALRYERNKASLYLALGGTYAGLNRVPEAGDAFRKALLLEPGNPVALENLRRISMFLPGGPKGISTEIK; translated from the coding sequence ATGGCACCCACTATCGGTCCGATAGATTCCGGGGAATTATCCCTGGTCTGCCGGACGCTGGGCATAGCCCATCCCACCGGATATCCATTATACACCCTGATCGGCAGATTATGGGTGCTGCTCATTCCCTTCGGGGAGCTGGCCTGGAAACTGAACCTGCTGTCATCTATTTTCATGGCCCTTTCCGCCGGCTGGCTGTTCCGGATCATTGAGGGGCTGGAGATCAAGGGGGAGATCGCATTTTCAGCATCGCTGATATATGCCTTTTCGCCGATGATCTGGCGGCAGGCGGCCTTCCTGGAGGTCTATGCCCTGAGCGCCCTGTTGGCCATGATCCTGCTGTGGCTGGCCGTCAGATACCAGAAATCCGGGGAGGACAGATATGTCCTGTTGGGGGCTTTCCTGACCGGGCTGGGACTGGGCAATCATTTAAGCCTGCTGTGGCTGATCCCCGGATTGTTGGTGATGACGCTGGGAAGGACAGACCGATCAGGGCAGAAATCACTGTGGGTGGGGGGGGTATTATTTTTCATTTTGGGCCTGTCAGTTTACTTATACCTGCCCATCCGTTCAAACCTGGCTCCGTTGTTAAATTGGGGCAACCCCGGCAATTGGGAGCGGTTCTTCTGGCATGTCAGCGGAAAGCAATACCGGGTGTGGATGTTCAACCAATCATGGGGGGACTTGCTGGCTAATCTCAGGAATTTCCTTGGACTATGGCTGGACAACCCGGGCCTGTATCTTTGGTGGCTGATACCTCCCGGGATGTATGCCGCATTCAAGAAAAGCAGGATACTTTTTTGGTCCCTGCTGGCGATCTTCTGCCTGGCGGTGTTTTACGGCATCAATTACAGCATCCCCGATATCGAGGCCTATTATATTCCGGCCTTCATCAGTTCCTTTATTTTCATGGCCTTCGGGCTTGAGTGGATACGACGCCGGCTGGCGGCCGGACAGGAAAGGCTGGGAAAGGTCTTCGCCGGCGCGGTGCTGGGGCTTTTCCTTTTTCCGTTGGTGCTGAATTTCAAGGCCAATGACAACAGCCGCAACCAGCTGACCTATGCCATCGCCGGCAATGTCCTGGCATCGGCCGCGCCCAACGGTTTGATCCTGGCCGACAACTGGGACATCTACTCGCCCTGCCTTTACTTGATGCAGCGGGACCTTCTCCGCCCGGATGTCATCCTGATCGACAAGGAACTGCTGCGAAGGAGCTGGTACCTGGAGTATCTGGAGAGGCGTTATCCGGAATTATACCACAGCTGCCGGGAAAGGATGGAGGCCTTCAAAAAACAGCTGCATCCTTTTGAGCACGGCCAGCCCTATGATCATCAGGACATTCAGCGGGAATTCATAGCCATGATAAATGCCCTGCTGCTGGCCAACTACTACGACCATCCGCCGTATCTCACCCAGAACAAGCCGGTAGGGGATTTCGCCGCGATAGCCCCCGATCACCAGCGGATACCCGAGGGCCTGCTGTACCGGCTGAAGCTTCCCGGCATGATCGAGCGGGCCCCGGACGAATTCATGTTCTCTGGGCAGTTGCTGAATACCGACACCCTGGCCCTGTCGTCCCGGGACAAGATGCTTTACCGGATGATGCCCCAGATGCTGTACCAGCGGGGGATGTATCTGGCCCAGAACCTGCTGTTCGACCAGGCCCTGGATTATTTTCTCCAGGCGTTGAGATACGAACGGAACAAGGCCTCTTTATACCTGGCCCTGGGCGGCACCTATGCCGGCCTGAACCGGGTGCCGGAGGCCGGCGACGCCTTCCGGAAGGCTTTGCTGCTGGAGCCGGGCAACCCGGTGGCCCTGGAGAACCTGCGGAGGATATCCATGTTCCTGCCCGGCGGTCCCAAGGGCATTTCCACCGAGATTAAATAA
- a CDS encoding MBL fold metallo-hydrolase, giving the protein MNITFHGAAKNVTGSMHLIEIGGKKLLLECGIHQGRREKSEDQNRNLPFNPAEIDAMILSHAHLDHSGNIPTLVKNGFKGDIHMTSATRDLLGLMLRDSAHIQESDIKFVNKKRAARGLPLKEPLYTMDDAERALDYFVSLSYERSFNPLPGVKAVFHDAGHILGSAMVDLELTENGKATRLFFTGDLGRDHLPVIRDPYQPDGADYLLMESTYGDRVHGPIEETSRKLQEIVRQVHSRKGKLIIPAFSVGRTQEIVYELHGMFEAGKLPAVPIYVDSPLSINVTNIFKMHPECFDRETRRQIDNHHDPFGFSRLTYVLTAEDSKKLNKNSDPCIIISASGMCEGGRVLHHLRNSLGDPRNMVLIVGFQAQGTLGRRLVDKSPSVKIFGEEQEVRAEIKVLNGFSAHADRNDLIDFVDNMKDGAGKVLLVHGEEAQSQCLAQALREKGREVLVPDPGQKLEL; this is encoded by the coding sequence ATGAACATCACCTTTCATGGAGCTGCCAAAAATGTCACCGGGTCCATGCACCTGATTGAAATCGGGGGGAAAAAACTGCTCCTGGAATGCGGGATTCACCAGGGCCGACGGGAAAAAAGCGAGGACCAAAACAGGAACCTGCCTTTTAACCCGGCAGAGATCGATGCCATGATCCTGTCCCACGCCCACCTGGACCACAGCGGCAATATCCCAACCCTGGTAAAGAACGGCTTCAAGGGTGACATCCACATGACCTCGGCCACCAGGGACCTGCTGGGCTTGATGCTCCGGGATTCGGCCCATATCCAGGAGAGCGACATAAAATTTGTCAATAAAAAAAGAGCGGCCCGGGGACTGCCGTTGAAAGAACCCTTGTATACCATGGATGACGCCGAGAGGGCGCTGGACTATTTCGTCAGCCTGTCATATGAGCGGTCTTTCAATCCCCTGCCGGGGGTCAAGGCCGTATTCCACGATGCCGGCCATATCCTGGGCTCGGCCATGGTGGATCTGGAGCTTACCGAGAACGGGAAGGCCACAAGATTGTTTTTCACCGGTGATCTGGGCCGGGATCATCTGCCCGTCATCCGCGACCCTTATCAGCCGGACGGAGCCGACTATCTTTTGATGGAAAGCACCTATGGCGACAGGGTCCACGGCCCCATCGAGGAGACCAGCCGGAAACTTCAGGAGATCGTCAGGCAGGTACATAGCCGCAAGGGCAAGCTGATCATCCCGGCCTTTTCGGTGGGACGCACCCAGGAGATCGTCTATGAATTACACGGAATGTTTGAGGCCGGGAAGCTGCCGGCCGTACCCATCTACGTGGACAGCCCCCTGTCGATAAACGTGACCAACATATTCAAGATGCATCCCGAATGTTTTGACCGGGAAACGCGCCGGCAGATCGATAACCATCACGATCCTTTCGGTTTCAGCCGCCTGACCTACGTCCTGACAGCGGAGGATTCTAAAAAACTCAACAAAAACAGCGATCCCTGCATCATCATCTCCGCCTCGGGAATGTGCGAAGGAGGGCGGGTGTTGCATCATTTGAGGAATTCCCTGGGCGACCCGCGAAACATGGTTTTGATAGTCGGTTTCCAGGCCCAGGGCACCCTGGGAAGGCGGCTGGTCGATAAATCCCCTTCGGTGAAGATATTCGGCGAGGAGCAGGAGGTCCGGGCCGAGATAAAGGTGCTGAACGGGTTCTCCGCCCACGCCGACCGCAACGACCTGATCGATTTTGTGGACAACATGAAAGACGGAGCGGGGAAGGTGCTCTTGGTCCATGGCGAGGAGGCCCAAAGCCAGTGTTTGGCCCAGGCTTTAAGGGAAAAGGGGAGGGAGGTGCTGGTGCCTGATCCGGGGCAAAAGCTGGAACTGTAG
- a CDS encoding SOS response-associated peptidase, which produces MCGRFVRKSGGEEIAREFDIELSDISFLLEPSYNIAPGNQVAAVVKRDRLSVEAFRWGLIPPWAGNEKTGYEMINARAETLGVKAGFKKPFQSQRCLIIADGFYEWRGRGRPKVPYYFHRKDPAPMGLAGLFGSWSGPGGLVVNSCAIITTAANQLMQPVHDRMPAVIAREDYRLWLDNGISDPKALGALLRPYPPEDMECYPVSPLVNSPRNDSIQCIQPVQ; this is translated from the coding sequence ATGTGCGGCAGGTTCGTCAGAAAAAGCGGGGGAGAGGAGATCGCCCGGGAGTTCGATATCGAACTAAGCGATATCTCCTTTCTGCTGGAGCCCAGTTATAATATTGCTCCGGGGAACCAGGTGGCGGCAGTGGTCAAAAGGGACCGGCTGTCTGTCGAGGCCTTCCGCTGGGGCCTGATCCCGCCCTGGGCCGGGAACGAAAAGACCGGATATGAAATGATCAATGCCCGGGCCGAGACCCTGGGCGTTAAGGCCGGCTTTAAAAAGCCTTTTCAGAGCCAGCGCTGCCTGATCATCGCCGATGGATTTTACGAATGGCGCGGCCGGGGCCGGCCCAAGGTCCCGTATTATTTCCACCGGAAGGACCCAGCCCCCATGGGTCTGGCCGGACTGTTCGGATCATGGTCCGGCCCCGGAGGACTGGTGGTCAACAGCTGCGCCATCATCACCACGGCGGCCAACCAGCTGATGCAGCCGGTGCATGACCGGATGCCGGCCGTCATCGCCCGGGAGGACTACCGCCTCTGGCTGGACAACGGCATTTCCGACCCCAAGGCCCTGGGGGCTTTGCTCCGGCCCTATCCCCCGGAGGACATGGAGTGCTATCCGGTGTCCCCCCTGGTCAATTCCCCACGGAACGATTCCATCCAATGCATTCAACCCGTTCAGTAG